One region of Citrus sinensis cultivar Valencia sweet orange chromosome 6, DVS_A1.0, whole genome shotgun sequence genomic DNA includes:
- the LOC102612685 gene encoding uncharacterized protein LOC102612685 has protein sequence MNQFYYQKNAFGAHEERCDSFSVSGQRESVVCPKPRRVGILSNIHNRPLRRHMSHPVEVSDSKAGAELLDIILMKEGHGVDQTASQAASSPPFFCGSPPSRAANPLIQDARFGDEKLSPLSSLQVPPPSGLPSPSSSARKAGCARMNFGLKPATVRVEGFDCLNRDRQNSSIPAMA, from the exons ATGAACCAGTTCTATTATCAGAAGAACGCCTTTGGCGCACACGAGGAGAGGTGTGACTCGTTCTCCGTCTCTGGTCAGAGGGAGTCTGTTGTTTGCCCTAAGCCTCGCCGTGTTGGAATTTTGTCTAATATTCATAACAGGCCATTGAGAAGGCACATGAG TCATCCAGTTGAGGTGTCTGATTCAAAAGCTGGGGCTGAGCTTCTAGACATTATTCTCATGAAG GAGGGTCATGGGGTGGATCAAACTGCTTCCCAGGCAGCATCTTCACCACCTTTTTTCTGTGGGTCTCCTCCAAGCAGGGCTGCCAACCCTTTAATCCAAGATGCCCGTTTTGGAGACGAGAAACTTAGTCCTTTGTCTTCATTGCAAGTGCCACCCCCTTCTGGTTTACCATCTCCATCGTCATCAGCACGTAAGGCCGGATGTGCTAGAATGAACTTTGGGCTTAAACCAGCCACTGTTAGAGTAGAAGGATTTGATTGCCTGAACAGGGATCGCCAAAATTCCAGCATCCCTGCTATGGCTTAG